In Saccharolobus solfataricus, a genomic segment contains:
- a CDS encoding gamma-glutamylcyclotransferase, producing MYLLVYGSLRYGFELNHLVAKSRFVGLGYIEGYEMYDLGNYPGVIKGDGIVWGEVYEIDENLIKLLDEVEDYKGSPDDLYVREKTRVYFDQKRKYYLDNVYFYRYNKEIVKNMEKIEDGDYSAWSGMPIIVNYFAYAENTNERILHQRGVDMILSETPAYTKGYRLIFNIPCKYGYCANLIEDESGIICGYLQKVFLHTLNSLDKAEQHLIKYIREVVKVYDRNGKEYFAYAYVSSYKENRKKPSEEYVKIIREGLMRGWGNECVSTGLYDEPGIS from the coding sequence ATGTATCTTTTAGTATATGGGAGTCTAAGATATGGCTTCGAGCTAAATCACTTAGTAGCTAAGTCAAGGTTCGTAGGCTTAGGCTATATAGAGGGTTATGAGATGTACGATTTAGGCAATTATCCAGGTGTAATTAAAGGTGATGGTATAGTTTGGGGAGAAGTTTATGAAATAGATGAAAATCTAATTAAATTACTTGATGAGGTGGAGGATTATAAGGGATCGCCAGATGACCTTTATGTAAGGGAAAAAACTAGGGTATATTTTGATCAGAAAAGAAAATATTACTTAGATAATGTCTATTTTTACAGATATAACAAAGAAATAGTAAAAAATATGGAGAAAATAGAAGATGGTGATTACTCAGCGTGGAGCGGAATGCCCATAATTGTAAACTATTTTGCATATGCTGAAAATACTAATGAGAGAATTTTACATCAGCGTGGGGTTGACATGATATTAAGTGAAACTCCGGCCTATACAAAAGGTTATAGACTGATATTCAACATACCTTGCAAATACGGTTATTGCGCAAACTTGATAGAGGACGAAAGTGGTATAATATGTGGATATTTGCAAAAGGTGTTCCTTCATACTTTAAACTCTCTAGATAAGGCTGAACAACATCTAATAAAGTATATTAGAGAAGTTGTAAAAGTTTACGATAGAAATGGGAAGGAGTATTTTGCATATGCCTACGTCTCGAGCTATAAAGAGAATAGGAAGAAACCAAGTGAAGAATACGTAAAAATAATTAGAGAAGGGCTAATGAGAGGATGGGGAAATGAATGCGTAAGCACTGGCTTATATGATGAACCTGGCATATCTTGA
- a CDS encoding NfeD family protein: MAHPVAITLIIIAILIAILVITGYISDPIIDIPTLALLGFLTYRVINVVIKTRGRNLYSYEGKIGKAVDDIKSGQEGYVIVEGEYWRALALEDIKKNEDIVVVKREGMKLMVRKKVSDIETSRV, encoded by the coding sequence GTGGCACACCCAGTAGCAATCACCTTGATAATTATCGCAATTTTAATCGCAATTTTAGTCATTACTGGTTACATATCTGACCCTATAATAGATATTCCAACACTGGCCCTACTAGGTTTCCTGACATATCGGGTTATTAATGTTGTTATAAAAACAAGAGGAAGAAACTTATACTCCTATGAGGGAAAAATTGGAAAAGCAGTTGATGATATAAAGTCTGGACAAGAAGGCTATGTAATAGTAGAGGGTGAATATTGGCGAGCCTTAGCTCTAGAGGATATAAAGAAAAACGAAGATATAGTAGTAGTGAAAAGAGAGGGAATGAAACTAATGGTAAGAAAGAAGGTGAGTGATATTGAAACCAGTAGAGTATGA
- a CDS encoding thermopsin family protease — translation MYKVLLIIILLLPLSMPLSIPTTSQPSALAFPSGVTSYPLNTIIYTDFVMGRINISYLNIGSSYLPGGEYFTTGNASLQLNAMVLGEYWAQNVILFHQISNNTFYATLIVNLWNLSGPFSNTTSNSLVYQGLGVICYQGPTFKVTLPLSISLFMEIVNSTLNFGYNINGQKGIYFRYPIIGLFQLGGLSLLGLPNDLELVWGGPGGGSVVFMNVSSIANLYYFNGNTLTIVPNAYSIGFDTAESAYGVKVYSTFPSVFSPIVIETSGVNVPSVLWPIPPHVLVNQTSNKITVKLSISNKSLSGQAVYLETGFPPSVISSAVTNSSGIAVFPNNNYSFYVVYFPGNFTLSSTYYFSSPILNSLSSKFRSYYQDLLNFLNSAQNSFKKGIKSVLSKQETSITTTTLTSTTSSSSQFGVNLYIVLYILAFVIGMVISAILIRFKL, via the coding sequence ATGTATAAGGTTCTGCTCATAATAATTCTATTATTGCCATTATCAATGCCCTTGAGTATACCCACTACTTCACAACCTTCAGCTTTAGCTTTTCCCTCAGGAGTGACTAGTTATCCTTTGAATACAATAATCTATACAGATTTCGTTATGGGTAGGATCAATATTTCATATTTAAATATAGGTAGCTCGTACTTACCAGGAGGAGAATATTTCACTACTGGAAACGCATCGCTTCAGTTAAACGCTATGGTATTAGGAGAGTATTGGGCACAAAATGTGATTCTATTTCATCAAATATCAAATAATACCTTTTATGCTACACTGATAGTAAATCTTTGGAATCTTTCTGGCCCCTTTAGTAATACAACAAGTAATTCGTTAGTATATCAAGGTCTAGGTGTAATTTGCTATCAAGGTCCAACGTTCAAGGTAACCTTACCCCTTTCCATTAGCCTATTTATGGAAATAGTTAATTCTACATTAAACTTTGGATATAATATAAATGGGCAGAAGGGAATCTATTTCAGATACCCTATAATAGGTTTATTCCAGTTAGGTGGTCTTTCACTATTAGGGTTGCCAAATGATCTAGAGTTAGTTTGGGGAGGACCAGGTGGTGGAAGTGTGGTATTTATGAATGTGAGTAGTATAGCCAATTTGTACTATTTCAATGGGAATACTTTAACTATTGTACCCAACGCTTACTCTATAGGATTTGATACTGCAGAATCGGCTTACGGGGTAAAGGTATACTCCACTTTTCCTAGTGTATTTTCACCTATAGTGATTGAGACAAGTGGGGTTAACGTACCTTCAGTATTATGGCCAATTCCTCCCCACGTTTTAGTTAATCAGACTAGTAATAAAATAACTGTGAAGTTGTCCATAAGTAATAAGTCCTTATCAGGGCAAGCGGTCTATTTGGAAACCGGATTTCCTCCTTCGGTCATATCTTCTGCAGTGACAAATTCCTCTGGAATTGCGGTATTTCCTAATAACAATTATTCGTTTTATGTAGTTTATTTTCCAGGCAATTTCACTCTATCTTCGACCTACTACTTCTCCTCACCAATCCTTAATTCACTTTCTAGTAAGTTTCGATCTTATTACCAAGATTTATTGAATTTTCTAAACTCGGCCCAGAATTCCTTTAAGAAAGGTATAAAGTCTGTACTATCTAAGCAAGAAACTTCCATAACTACTACCACGTTAACTTCTACTACTTCAAGTTCTTCCCAATTTGGGGTTAACTTGTATATCGTACTTTATATCTTAGCTTTTGTAATAGGTATGGTAATTTCAGCAATATTAATAAGGTTCAAATTATAG
- a CDS encoding slipin family protein has product MAISIGDIVGIVFLIIIIIIFIAMSFRVVREWERAVVLRLGRFLRVKGPGIIFLIPFVDRPLVVDLRVNTVEVPPQTILTKDNVTVSVDAVVYYKVVDPQKAVLSVFNYNVAVLNLAQTSLRDIVGQMELDELLSKREEINKRIQEILDVTTEGWGIKVTAVTIRDIRLSQDLLSAMAKQAEAERLRRAKVILSEGERQAASILADASAYYKNNPSALQLRFLETLSDISQRGGLIIVVPAGNEIYPTLGTSAALSTLSKKFQTETK; this is encoded by the coding sequence TTGGCTATAAGCATAGGAGATATAGTAGGTATAGTATTTCTTATCATTATAATAATCATCTTTATCGCCATGTCATTTAGGGTAGTTAGAGAATGGGAGAGAGCCGTTGTATTAAGATTGGGGAGATTTTTGAGAGTTAAAGGCCCTGGAATCATATTCCTTATACCCTTTGTTGATAGGCCATTAGTAGTGGATCTAAGAGTGAATACTGTTGAGGTTCCACCTCAAACTATCTTAACTAAAGATAACGTTACTGTAAGTGTAGACGCGGTTGTATACTATAAGGTTGTTGATCCACAGAAAGCAGTATTAAGTGTTTTCAATTATAATGTGGCAGTACTAAATTTAGCTCAGACCTCATTAAGGGATATTGTTGGACAAATGGAATTGGATGAGTTACTAAGTAAAAGGGAAGAAATCAATAAGAGGATACAAGAAATATTAGACGTCACAACTGAAGGATGGGGAATCAAAGTTACTGCTGTAACTATAAGAGATATTAGATTATCTCAAGATCTGTTATCTGCTATGGCAAAGCAAGCTGAGGCAGAGAGATTGAGAAGAGCAAAGGTAATACTAAGTGAAGGTGAAAGGCAAGCTGCAAGTATTTTAGCTGATGCATCAGCTTACTACAAGAATAATCCATCAGCATTACAGTTGAGATTTTTAGAAACATTATCAGACATCTCACAAAGAGGAGGTTTAATAATAGTAGTTCCTGCAGGGAATGAAATATACCCTACTCTAGGTACAAGCGCCGCATTATCAACTCTCTCAAAAAAGTTTCAAACTGAAACCAAGTAA
- a CDS encoding DNA double-strand break repair nuclease NurA: MNTNEIIKKVNELASKDVNERGKINMAVNLIFDDIISNSIDLKIGILDEIIDSEHIACAVDGSKYEIELSDVTLILARAVKILGKKKDKKSVPSEIAEDFKIIENYYDKNVISNKSILFMLTLETSLIEKCEECDVIFIDGPIVDPPTYYEEDVEIENILSLDKLALYRSTVLRRLKGKNKLIVGIVKNFSHRILIKEFLNNYPALMKARENYIIFSIMYKYRLEKSEFNKPVYLGWISWDSLINNQIILDDLKGISKAYNRYKKVFNDSLSIYSLYYQYNTTSPIVRIDVLAEREPDFTPIKYLNIWAMQSIREVTLLNKLADELSEINSQDAKKYALLFNLARENYLDINDKLAELMMRKT, translated from the coding sequence TTGAATACAAATGAGATTATTAAAAAGGTAAATGAGTTAGCTAGCAAAGATGTTAATGAGAGAGGAAAGATAAATATGGCAGTTAACTTAATTTTTGACGATATAATATCAAATAGCATTGATTTAAAAATAGGAATACTTGATGAGATTATAGATTCTGAGCACATTGCATGTGCAGTAGACGGAAGCAAATATGAAATAGAGTTAAGTGATGTAACCCTTATCCTAGCTAGAGCTGTGAAGATTTTAGGCAAAAAGAAGGACAAAAAGAGTGTCCCATCTGAGATAGCTGAGGATTTCAAGATAATAGAGAATTACTACGATAAGAACGTGATATCCAACAAATCCATTTTATTTATGCTTACTTTAGAAACGAGTCTAATAGAGAAGTGTGAGGAGTGTGACGTGATATTTATCGATGGACCTATTGTGGATCCACCAACATATTATGAAGAGGATGTTGAGATAGAAAATATCTTATCTCTGGATAAGTTAGCACTATATCGTTCTACAGTACTTAGAAGATTAAAGGGTAAGAATAAATTAATCGTGGGAATAGTAAAGAACTTCTCTCATAGAATATTGATCAAGGAGTTTTTAAATAATTATCCCGCACTGATGAAGGCAAGAGAGAACTATATTATATTTAGTATTATGTATAAATATAGGCTCGAAAAATCTGAGTTTAATAAACCAGTATATCTAGGGTGGATAAGTTGGGATTCGTTAATAAATAATCAGATAATATTGGATGATCTTAAGGGAATCTCGAAGGCTTATAATCGATATAAAAAGGTGTTTAATGACTCACTCTCAATATACTCTCTGTATTACCAATATAATACAACGTCACCAATAGTTAGAATAGATGTGCTGGCTGAAAGGGAACCTGACTTCACACCAATTAAATATTTGAATATTTGGGCTATGCAAAGTATTAGAGAAGTTACGTTATTGAACAAACTAGCTGATGAACTTTCGGAGATAAATTCACAAGATGCAAAGAAATACGCATTATTATTTAACTTAGCTAGAGAAAACTATTTAGATATAAACGATAAGCTAGCAGAGCTAATGATGAGGAAGACGTAA
- a CDS encoding P-loop NTPase fold protein, translating to MSCSKRISETASDSSYIYQIFSCITENSLYINRLRFFKQVKDEIDRISKIKQSPEIISLVGDWGQGKSTFLDIIEEYAKNRNINVIKIPFVELLSRTEDLLTFKNNVYLIDEVESSVDYFAEYQNEIKDFWSKVKELANSTGNSIIYLSMTPSAYSKIFGTGGIIYNLFSETYPSLLERIRKVSIENPSKLEFLLMLKCMLNMANINDLKILQYMDLPYWVIDQERRKYVKFFNDIVCDNLPNVDRIFNELARSDKGINLNSEGETVRLDMLTKLENEMDSQELSKLYKVLMSRIFTDEKLVIKKLEGHVIKGVLIPYLKWIEMFPKGQEYVEDFLLTYYQDDFHVFISDNIETILHESIDISKIKENVKKLSLFGKTDAYAISWSFFESIANTNIGGLIVEFKSREIRDKALQFVNTYITDREKELESLEYLMEVLGIKVDSVNRSKDYIRFLKLIMDNKKITIILANPANEDEIKNLIKEINESDELIHGLILIEPQIRKEELSKTLDGLSIPLIELKMTTPKKRQLLYLLFSKIYGQSRIRLDSIELRLGDLKNSISSLLLKIRDNLNLNQLPIPRNKRLIQSFNWIIFYPSIKMVNANELFEKVNEIINEKFRMYGSKQFHLEDIETSNTFVDDIITYFYGNRIIKIRSNYIDFEDLAGESLSSFAKLFAGLIRQKYKQEAEEVVFNYIMYYVSPQDNKRKDNKNNPLVFAYQIFSPDKKIGQNPTLDFLVYSSIVSGEIAKYLNKDVIYLKIDEQIRKIKEKLDNPYSTYGYFITAKKRGAAIRSLEEMREVIEAYEKSCTENKDIRLCYDYLYLSNIYLELLRKTEESVIETDKIVEEIYKKLEVVEKAKRHVKINEKIEEIEKVYEIIHELKDNFKMQMDKLVRKIQEINERGQTESFKRYLDYLLATIHVEDNSNLYFILFKLLKEILNGVSISGDELKDTIIEEIASLGKVGIQLNNIEMIVNDLEKISPELPKLRENVERNTQKITQLIQEIKEVLEEYGFS from the coding sequence GTGAGTTGTTCTAAGAGAATAAGCGAAACAGCATCTGACTCCTCTTATATCTATCAAATTTTCTCTTGCATTACAGAGAACTCATTATACATAAATAGATTAAGATTTTTCAAGCAAGTTAAGGATGAGATAGACAGGATATCTAAGATTAAACAATCCCCAGAAATAATATCGCTTGTCGGCGATTGGGGACAAGGAAAAAGTACGTTCCTTGACATCATTGAGGAATATGCAAAAAATAGAAATATTAATGTAATAAAGATACCCTTTGTAGAACTTTTAAGCCGAACCGAAGATTTGTTAACGTTCAAAAATAATGTGTACCTTATTGATGAAGTGGAAAGTTCTGTAGATTACTTCGCAGAGTATCAAAACGAGATAAAGGACTTTTGGAGCAAGGTAAAGGAATTAGCTAATTCAACTGGAAATTCAATAATATACCTTTCCATGACCCCAAGCGCATATTCTAAAATATTTGGAACTGGAGGCATAATTTATAACTTATTTTCAGAAACTTACCCTTCACTTCTAGAAAGAATAAGAAAAGTTAGTATAGAAAATCCATCTAAATTAGAGTTTCTATTAATGTTAAAGTGTATGCTAAATATGGCTAACATAAATGACTTAAAGATACTACAGTACATGGATTTGCCTTACTGGGTAATAGATCAAGAAAGAAGAAAATACGTAAAGTTCTTCAACGATATAGTATGCGATAATCTTCCTAACGTAGATAGAATTTTCAACGAACTGGCTAGATCGGATAAGGGAATTAATCTAAACTCAGAAGGAGAGACCGTTAGACTAGATATGTTAACAAAATTAGAGAACGAAATGGACTCCCAAGAGTTAAGTAAATTATACAAAGTCTTAATGAGCAGAATATTTACTGACGAAAAACTAGTCATAAAGAAATTAGAAGGTCATGTAATAAAAGGGGTACTGATACCATATCTAAAATGGATTGAGATGTTCCCTAAAGGTCAAGAATACGTTGAGGACTTTCTTTTAACATATTATCAAGACGATTTTCATGTATTTATATCCGACAATATAGAAACTATACTCCATGAAAGCATAGATATAAGTAAAATAAAGGAGAATGTAAAAAAACTATCACTATTCGGTAAAACTGATGCATATGCAATATCCTGGAGCTTTTTTGAGAGCATAGCGAATACTAATATAGGAGGATTAATAGTAGAGTTTAAGTCAAGAGAAATTAGAGATAAAGCCTTACAGTTCGTGAATACGTATATTACAGATAGAGAGAAGGAACTTGAATCATTAGAATATTTAATGGAAGTACTAGGAATAAAGGTAGATAGTGTAAATAGAAGCAAAGACTACATAAGGTTTTTAAAACTTATAATGGATAATAAGAAAATTACTATTATTTTGGCAAATCCAGCTAACGAGGATGAAATTAAGAACTTAATAAAAGAGATCAACGAAAGTGACGAGCTAATTCACGGTCTTATTCTAATAGAGCCTCAAATAAGGAAGGAAGAACTATCCAAAACTCTAGACGGACTATCAATACCGTTGATCGAACTAAAAATGACCACACCAAAGAAAAGACAGTTGCTATATCTACTATTCTCTAAAATCTACGGACAAAGTAGAATTAGGCTTGATTCCATAGAACTAAGACTAGGAGATCTGAAAAATTCGATATCCTCCCTACTGCTAAAAATAAGAGATAATCTTAACTTGAACCAACTTCCCATACCTAGAAATAAGAGATTAATACAATCATTCAATTGGATAATATTTTACCCATCAATAAAAATGGTAAATGCTAATGAGTTATTCGAGAAAGTAAATGAGATAATTAATGAGAAATTTAGAATGTATGGAAGTAAGCAGTTCCATTTAGAAGATATAGAAACATCCAACACGTTTGTTGATGACATTATTACTTACTTCTATGGTAATCGTATAATAAAGATTAGATCCAATTACATAGATTTCGAAGACCTAGCGGGAGAATCGTTATCCTCATTCGCTAAGCTGTTTGCGGGTCTTATTAGGCAAAAATACAAGCAAGAAGCAGAGGAGGTTGTATTTAATTATATAATGTATTATGTAAGTCCACAAGATAACAAAAGAAAAGATAATAAAAATAATCCCTTAGTCTTTGCGTATCAAATTTTTAGCCCCGATAAAAAAATTGGACAAAATCCCACCTTAGACTTCTTAGTTTACTCGTCAATAGTTAGTGGCGAAATTGCTAAATATTTAAATAAAGATGTAATTTATCTGAAAATAGACGAGCAAATAAGAAAAATAAAGGAAAAACTAGATAATCCATACTCGACCTATGGGTACTTCATAACAGCTAAAAAGAGGGGAGCTGCAATAAGAAGCCTTGAGGAAATGAGAGAGGTCATAGAAGCTTATGAGAAATCTTGCACTGAAAATAAAGACATAAGGCTATGTTATGATTATCTATATTTATCGAATATATATTTGGAATTATTAAGAAAGACCGAAGAATCAGTGATTGAGACAGACAAGATCGTTGAGGAAATCTACAAAAAATTGGAGGTTGTAGAGAAAGCCAAGAGGCATGTAAAGATAAACGAGAAAATTGAGGAAATAGAGAAGGTATATGAGATAATTCATGAACTTAAAGACAACTTCAAAATGCAAATGGACAAGTTAGTGAGGAAAATTCAAGAGATAAATGAGAGGGGACAAACAGAGTCGTTTAAACGATATCTCGATTACTTACTTGCTACTATACACGTTGAAGATAACTCAAACCTTTATTTCATATTATTCAAATTGCTGAAAGAGATACTAAATGGCGTATCAATATCTGGAGATGAGTTAAAAGATACGATAATTGAGGAAATCGCATCATTAGGTAAAGTCGGTATCCAATTAAATAATATTGAGATGATTGTAAATGATCTAGAAAAGATAAGTCCAGAATTACCTAAGTTGAGAGAAAACGTTGAGAGAAATACACAAAAAATAACACAATTAATTCAAGAAATAAAGGAGGTTCTAGAAGAGTATGGATTTAGCTGA
- a CDS encoding ATP-binding protein — protein sequence MVMERGEIIGIVLQKSEANEMQGLIRADEEISVGQLLLVDDSEKLSLVRVENYEFLNEFFDEKGEIAKSILKEPSIYEILDMNTIIKATLHLIKKYDHNTTPKPGSFVRRLPEIKSEKELLSFYGIKNKKGLIEYGALAGSEIPLLLDLNAITMHMGVFGETGSGKSYNMRYLIKLLSNIKIGDKITALPMIVIDANGDYIDLASTNLDIVSKGRGWIKRYILKDPKEQNDIKLTIDLSIFTPRELSEFIMSLKYGEASYNTLQLNFLEQVLANHESKEYNTLLGSAIGIETLRNEILTMAQNKDIGITTGTARGIASALEIFKNKVISRLQLVNSSASLTENTLEVIWRNRGLAIIDFSADGSPGVDVLTKQLIVSYITRLIFNYLTRSKYNGNQRFLGFVIEEAQNYIPSIDYPVNANLTKDVLVTLATQGRKFGASLILVSQRPAFIDKYVLSMINTFFFHRIYHEDVRYVMSASGGLPESLTKNLTSLDTGYVIVSGLMSIMKSPALVRIPWDPRLGSYAGNVERIDLILSEG from the coding sequence ATGGTGATGGAAAGGGGAGAGATTATAGGAATAGTACTGCAGAAGAGCGAAGCAAATGAAATGCAAGGACTAATTAGAGCTGATGAGGAAATAAGCGTAGGACAATTGTTATTAGTTGATGATTCCGAGAAGCTTTCACTAGTCAGGGTTGAAAATTACGAATTTCTGAATGAGTTCTTTGACGAAAAGGGGGAGATAGCTAAGTCAATATTAAAAGAACCTTCGATATATGAAATTCTCGATATGAATACAATAATAAAAGCAACTTTGCACTTAATAAAAAAATATGACCATAATACAACCCCTAAACCTGGCTCTTTCGTAAGAAGATTACCAGAAATAAAGAGTGAAAAAGAGCTACTTTCCTTTTATGGAATAAAAAACAAAAAAGGATTAATTGAGTACGGAGCCTTAGCAGGTTCTGAAATACCATTATTGTTAGACCTTAATGCAATAACAATGCACATGGGAGTTTTTGGAGAGACTGGAAGTGGAAAAAGCTACAACATGAGATACTTAATTAAGCTTTTATCTAACATAAAAATAGGAGACAAGATCACGGCCTTACCGATGATTGTAATTGATGCGAATGGGGATTACATAGATTTAGCTTCGACAAATCTAGACATAGTATCTAAAGGAAGAGGCTGGATAAAGAGGTATATATTGAAGGATCCTAAGGAGCAAAACGACATTAAGCTTACAATAGATTTGTCCATATTCACGCCTAGAGAATTATCAGAATTTATTATGTCTCTAAAATACGGTGAGGCTTCATATAACACACTGCAACTAAATTTCCTAGAGCAAGTTTTAGCAAACCATGAGAGCAAGGAATATAATACCCTTTTAGGTAGTGCAATAGGAATTGAGACCCTAAGGAATGAGATTCTTACGATGGCTCAAAATAAGGATATAGGAATCACAACGGGTACTGCTAGGGGAATTGCTAGCGCATTAGAAATATTCAAAAACAAAGTAATTAGCAGACTACAACTTGTCAACTCTTCTGCATCTTTGACTGAGAACACATTAGAAGTGATTTGGAGGAATAGAGGTTTAGCAATAATAGACTTCTCGGCTGATGGTTCACCAGGAGTAGATGTCCTTACGAAACAACTCATCGTAAGCTACATAACTAGATTAATATTTAATTATCTTACGAGATCCAAATACAACGGTAATCAAAGGTTTTTGGGATTTGTGATAGAAGAGGCACAGAACTACATACCTTCTATTGATTATCCAGTAAACGCTAACTTGACAAAAGACGTATTGGTAACACTAGCTACTCAAGGAAGAAAATTTGGGGCATCTCTAATTCTGGTAAGTCAAAGACCAGCATTTATAGATAAATACGTATTATCCATGATTAACACCTTTTTCTTTCATAGAATATATCATGAAGACGTAAGATATGTTATGTCCGCTTCAGGTGGTTTACCCGAATCATTAACTAAGAATTTGACATCATTAGATACTGGATACGTAATAGTAAGTGGACTTATGTCAATAATGAAAAGTCCGGCATTGGTAAGAATCCCATGGGATCCTAGGTTAGGATCATACGCTGGAAACGTGGAAAGAATTGATTTAATTTTAAGCGAAGGGTGA
- a CDS encoding DUF5591 domain-containing protein: MSSACEQLYEYLKPDFTRISKRDNTDDLFRHPVVMRWHRYFLENWSSNKEIALLLPCTVVKPYSSSPTHKIAYAILQKYNLEEKVQVYSVSEPMLLVPRELEECYPFNNYDYPPALMSKEEKEEFVELLTKPLIKISKLHERLIGILPRHHYEIVKGAAEISHLKITIYPYGRLAFKTIANVIRNLSLSNPRSLIV; encoded by the coding sequence ATGAGCTCTGCATGTGAACAACTATATGAATACCTTAAGCCTGACTTTACTAGAATATCGAAAAGAGATAATACTGACGATCTGTTCAGACACCCAGTGGTGATGAGATGGCATCGCTACTTTCTAGAGAACTGGAGTTCAAATAAGGAGATTGCGTTGTTGTTACCTTGTACTGTAGTTAAACCTTACTCGTCATCACCAACACACAAAATAGCCTACGCCATATTACAGAAATATAATTTAGAGGAGAAAGTACAAGTATATTCAGTATCCGAACCAATGCTATTAGTGCCTAGAGAGTTAGAGGAATGCTATCCTTTTAACAATTACGATTACCCCCCAGCGCTTATGAGCAAAGAGGAAAAAGAAGAGTTCGTTGAGTTATTAACGAAGCCCCTTATAAAAATTAGTAAATTACACGAGAGATTAATAGGTATACTCCCTAGGCATCACTATGAAATAGTGAAAGGTGCAGCTGAAATCTCACATTTAAAAATAACAATTTACCCATATGGTAGATTGGCCTTCAAAACTATAGCCAATGTAATAAGAAACCTTTCATTATCTAATCCCAGAAGCTTAATCGTTTAA